One window from the genome of Cryobacterium sp. GrIS_2_6 encodes:
- a CDS encoding inositol monophosphatase family protein, producing MTDATIPPRNSASDEASTYSLDDDLALAIELADAADAISRDRFTAMDLVVTTKPDRTPVTDADQAVERAIRALLAARRPNDGILGEEYGTAGSTVRQWIIDPIDGTAGFLRGVQIWGTLISLAVDGIPVVGVVSSPALGKRWWARAGAGAWSSDERTPDAAPRRLQVSGVSTLADASLSYNSIQQWDQTGHLDELVALSRSVWRTRAYGDMWSYMLLAEGVLDIVAEFDLKPYDMAALAPIVQEAGGTFTSADGLEGPWQGSSLATNGLLHAATLEVLRASAAGTAGTARHG from the coding sequence GTGACCGACGCAACAATTCCTCCCCGAAACAGTGCCTCCGACGAGGCCTCCACCTACAGCCTCGACGATGACCTGGCCCTCGCCATCGAACTCGCCGACGCCGCGGATGCCATCTCCCGCGACCGCTTCACCGCGATGGACCTCGTCGTCACGACCAAGCCGGACCGTACCCCGGTGACGGACGCCGACCAGGCCGTCGAACGAGCCATCCGTGCCTTACTCGCAGCGCGACGTCCGAACGACGGCATTCTCGGCGAGGAATACGGCACCGCCGGCTCGACCGTGCGCCAGTGGATCATCGACCCGATCGACGGCACCGCCGGTTTCCTGCGCGGCGTGCAGATCTGGGGAACTCTGATCTCCCTCGCTGTCGACGGCATCCCCGTCGTCGGCGTGGTGAGCTCCCCCGCCCTCGGCAAGCGCTGGTGGGCGCGAGCTGGCGCCGGCGCCTGGTCCAGCGACGAGCGCACCCCCGACGCAGCCCCGCGCCGGCTCCAGGTCTCCGGCGTCTCGACCCTCGCCGACGCGTCCCTCAGCTACAACAGCATCCAGCAGTGGGACCAGACCGGCCACCTCGACGAGCTTGTCGCCCTCTCCCGGTCGGTGTGGCGCACCCGGGCATACGGCGATATGTGGTCGTACATGCTCCTGGCCGAAGGCGTGCTCGATATCGTGGCCGAATTCGACCTCAAGCCGTACGACATGGCCGCGCTCGCCCCGATCGTGCAGGAGGCCGGCGGCACCTTCACCTCGGCCGACGGGCTCGAGGGACCCTGGCAGGGCAGTTCCCTCGCCACCAACGGACTGCTGCACGCCGCGACCCTCGAGGTCCTCCGCGCCTCCGCGGCCGGCACCGCCGGCACGGCCCGTCACGGCTAA
- a CDS encoding tyrosine-type recombinase/integrase yields MAGRPVLELGAYGNISAKQVSEGAWRAVAWQRHPTTGERRQVRASSTTEAKAKAALKSKMDARVKTPTSIGTPALSRMSTVAQLIELYIAELDDTDLASATVTRYTRTARFQILPAIGQRRLHELTQGTFAKLILDEHKKSPSEAKLIRAVSGNLMTLALRHDAVASNTAVNAAGHLPKVEKADPQALTPDTAEQMFDLLIAAKDRSRPGPNSRKGSTDLIDVLSLQLALGARVSEVAAIQVQDIDWTAEPPVITIHQAVSIQGPRGKKLGARQYEIPGFYFVQPYTKAKDVRRVVLDDFAIEILRRRVDTPGTGGLIFYAATGAPLNLANLRRSMRAALAGSEVEFASTHSMRRSIASEVGHHPEYGPEAAQKLLGHGQLSTTIRSYISRDVSVSDVRKVSAKFGRRVL; encoded by the coding sequence ATGGCCGGCAGACCGGTTCTCGAGCTCGGCGCCTACGGCAACATCAGCGCCAAGCAGGTCTCAGAGGGCGCATGGAGGGCCGTAGCCTGGCAGCGACACCCAACGACCGGGGAGCGCAGGCAAGTGCGGGCATCCTCCACTACGGAAGCCAAAGCGAAGGCTGCCCTCAAGAGCAAGATGGACGCTCGAGTCAAGACTCCCACGAGCATCGGTACCCCTGCGCTGAGCCGGATGTCAACGGTTGCCCAGCTCATCGAGCTGTATATCGCGGAACTGGACGACACCGATTTGGCATCCGCAACCGTCACTCGGTACACGCGCACCGCCCGTTTCCAGATTCTGCCGGCTATCGGCCAACGCCGCCTTCACGAGCTAACACAAGGCACCTTTGCCAAGCTCATTCTTGACGAGCACAAGAAGTCCCCCTCCGAAGCAAAACTCATCCGGGCGGTGTCCGGCAACCTAATGACTTTGGCGCTTCGTCACGATGCTGTGGCCTCTAACACCGCGGTCAATGCAGCGGGACACCTCCCCAAAGTAGAAAAAGCCGACCCTCAAGCGCTCACGCCCGATACTGCCGAGCAGATGTTCGACCTCCTGATTGCTGCTAAAGACCGGTCGCGTCCAGGCCCGAATTCCCGCAAAGGCAGCACCGACCTAATCGACGTCCTGTCTCTGCAGCTTGCTCTCGGTGCCCGAGTGTCTGAGGTTGCCGCCATACAAGTGCAGGACATCGACTGGACGGCCGAGCCTCCCGTCATCACGATTCACCAGGCCGTGTCCATCCAGGGCCCGCGAGGCAAGAAGCTCGGGGCCCGTCAGTATGAGATTCCCGGCTTCTATTTTGTGCAGCCCTATACAAAGGCGAAAGATGTCCGCCGTGTCGTCCTCGATGACTTCGCCATCGAGATTCTGCGCCGTCGGGTTGACACACCAGGTACCGGCGGGCTCATCTTCTATGCCGCCACAGGTGCACCTCTCAACCTCGCCAATCTGCGTCGTTCGATGCGGGCGGCCCTTGCGGGCTCCGAGGTCGAGTTCGCGAGCACCCACTCCATGCGTCGCTCGATTGCATCGGAGGTTGGCCACCACCCGGAGTATGGGCCGGAAGCCGCGCAGAAGCTCCTCGGGCATGGCCAGCTCAGTACAACCATTCGCAGCTACATAAGCCGGGACGTTTCGGTGAGTGATGTGCGCAAGGTGAGCGCGAAATTCGGTCGAAGAGTGTTGTGA
- a CDS encoding helix-turn-helix domain-containing protein — translation MPNATPAVTVYAPLWDATDVATYAKISVGTVRNWVVAGRMPKPLRIGRTTRWPADAIVAFFGAM, via the coding sequence ATGCCAAATGCCACTCCAGCCGTCACCGTTTACGCTCCACTCTGGGACGCTACCGACGTTGCGACCTACGCGAAGATTAGCGTCGGTACCGTACGCAACTGGGTCGTCGCCGGTCGCATGCCCAAGCCCCTCCGCATCGGCCGGACCACCCGCTGGCCGGCTGATGCCATCGTCGCGTTCTTCGGAGCTATGTAA
- a CDS encoding IS21 family transposase — translation MDDWAKIRQLFSTGQYSKREIGRLVGVSRGTVDRALETDRLPKYQRPAVGSSFDAFAPQVRVLLAVTPTMAASTLAERVGWLGSASVFRDKVAGIRPEYVPPDPADRLVHEPGQQVQCDLWFPHEDLPLGHGQQGAPPVLVMTSTFSGFFQALMLPSRKTPDLLGGMWSLLQAARAVPRRLLWDNESGIGRGKLTEPTAAFAGTLGTEVKLLKARDPESKGMVERRNRFFRSSFMPGRVFVSPQDFNEQLASWLPVANARHSRSRRARPVDLIDQDRAAMRPLSPVAPDVLFRNTVRLPRDYYVRVHSNDYSVAPALIGRLVDVTADLEQVHVAHNGVTVTSHDRAWARQLTITDPDHVIQAAVLRRQFQSLHRHHRPQAHVAFVESASLSDYDDVFGVDIGPGLIELGRLA, via the coding sequence ATGGATGATTGGGCGAAGATACGCCAACTGTTTTCCACGGGCCAGTACTCGAAGCGGGAGATCGGCCGGCTCGTCGGGGTGTCCCGGGGAACGGTGGATCGGGCGTTGGAAACGGACCGGCTCCCGAAGTACCAGCGGCCCGCGGTCGGGTCGAGTTTTGATGCGTTCGCCCCGCAGGTTCGGGTGTTGTTGGCCGTGACGCCGACGATGGCCGCGTCCACGCTCGCGGAGCGGGTTGGCTGGCTCGGGTCGGCGTCGGTGTTCCGGGACAAAGTCGCGGGGATCCGGCCGGAGTACGTGCCGCCGGACCCCGCGGACCGGCTCGTGCACGAGCCCGGACAGCAGGTCCAGTGCGACTTGTGGTTCCCGCACGAGGACCTCCCGCTCGGCCACGGGCAGCAGGGCGCGCCGCCGGTGCTGGTGATGACGTCCACGTTCTCCGGGTTCTTCCAAGCCCTGATGCTGCCGTCTCGGAAAACACCGGACCTGCTCGGCGGGATGTGGTCCCTGCTCCAGGCCGCCCGCGCGGTCCCGCGACGGTTGCTCTGGGACAACGAGTCCGGCATCGGCCGCGGCAAGCTCACCGAGCCTACTGCCGCGTTCGCGGGCACCCTCGGCACCGAGGTCAAGCTCCTCAAGGCCCGGGATCCGGAGTCCAAGGGTATGGTCGAGCGGCGGAACCGGTTCTTCCGGTCCTCGTTCATGCCGGGCCGGGTGTTCGTGTCCCCGCAGGACTTCAACGAGCAGCTCGCGTCCTGGCTGCCGGTGGCCAACGCGCGTCACTCCCGGTCCCGGCGCGCCCGCCCGGTCGACCTGATCGACCAGGACCGGGCCGCGATGCGCCCGTTGTCGCCGGTGGCGCCGGACGTGTTGTTCCGGAACACGGTGCGTCTGCCGCGGGATTACTACGTCAGGGTGCACTCCAACGACTACTCCGTCGCGCCGGCCCTGATCGGCAGGCTCGTGGACGTGACCGCTGACCTTGAGCAGGTCCACGTCGCCCACAACGGTGTCACCGTCACCTCTCACGACCGGGCCTGGGCCCGGCAGCTGACCATCACCGACCCCGACCATGTCATCCAGGCGGCCGTGCTCCGGCGTCAGTTCCAGAGCCTGCACCGCCATCACCGGCCCCAGGCCCACGTCGCGTTCGTCGAGTCGGCGAGCCTGTCGGACTATGACGATGTGTTCGGTGTCGATATCGGTCCCGGCCTGATCGAGTTGGGGAGGCTCGCGTGA
- the istB gene encoding IS21-like element helper ATPase IstB produces MSGAASQIEYYARALRAPRIGDAFRRLGDQARDAGWSHEEYLAAVLSREVSEREASGAALRIKAARFPGHKTLEDFNFDHQPSADRNLIAHLGTSVFVTEAKNIVLLGPPGTGKTHLAVALGVQAAKHGHRVLFDTATGWVARLQEAHSRGKLAAELIRLRRYSVLICDEVGYIPFDQDAANLFFQLVASRYEHASLILTSNLSFGRWGEVFGDPTVASAMIDRIVHHADVLSLKGNSYRLKSHQPAADTA; encoded by the coding sequence GTGAGCGGCGCGGCGTCTCAGATCGAGTACTACGCCCGCGCGTTGCGCGCCCCGAGGATCGGTGACGCGTTCCGGCGCCTGGGCGATCAGGCCCGCGACGCGGGCTGGTCCCACGAGGAATACCTTGCCGCGGTCCTCTCCCGCGAGGTCTCGGAGCGGGAAGCGTCCGGCGCGGCCCTGCGGATCAAAGCGGCCCGGTTCCCCGGCCACAAGACCCTAGAGGACTTCAACTTCGATCACCAGCCCTCCGCGGACCGGAACCTGATCGCCCACCTCGGCACGAGCGTGTTCGTCACAGAGGCGAAGAACATCGTGCTCCTCGGGCCGCCCGGCACGGGCAAGACCCACCTCGCCGTCGCTCTGGGCGTCCAGGCCGCCAAACACGGCCACCGTGTCCTCTTCGACACCGCGACAGGCTGGGTCGCCCGACTCCAAGAGGCCCATTCCCGCGGCAAGCTCGCCGCGGAACTGATCCGGCTCCGCCGTTACAGCGTGCTGATCTGCGACGAAGTCGGCTACATCCCGTTCGACCAGGACGCGGCGAACCTGTTCTTCCAGCTCGTCGCGAGCCGCTACGAACACGCGTCCTTGATCCTGACGAGCAACCTGTCATTCGGACGCTGGGGCGAGGTCTTCGGCGACCCCACCGTCGCGTCCGCGATGATCGACCGCATCGTCCACCACGCCGACGTCCTCAGCCTCAAAGGCAACAGCTACCGGCTCAAAAGCCACCAGCCCGCCGCCGATACGGCATAG
- a CDS encoding ATP-binding protein, translated as MINQRYLKTSIVITTNRPVGAWGEILGDATVAAAMLDRLLHRSVVVTRDGGP; from the coding sequence GTGATCAACCAGCGCTACCTGAAAACGTCGATCGTGATCACCACGAACCGGCCCGTTGGCGCCTGGGGCGAGATCCTCGGCGACGCCACCGTCGCCGCCGCGATGCTCGACCGACTCCTGCACCGATCCGTCGTCGTCACCCGCGACGGCGGCCCCTAG
- a CDS encoding DNA methyltransferase has product MPSMRDNLTLVVSDITDALTEIPDASLAGAILDPPYGLGLTGVAWDRSAIAFDIDFWSLVRSKIRPGGTLSCFGHSKTFARQSVAIEDSGFQIVDTLAWAKGFGHATANRHIDSELRRLVSPAALVERYAGWETQLRPAFEPIVIARNLPPKGSLVESIAAGGTGGFNIGESLIPSDPLENRSRRNGAVDGGANRQISRLIGSMSVPTAGGRRPGNLLLEHDEDCEETCCTPGCPVQLIDAQGRTKYAPGKEKASRFFTQIKYSPRAHVSESPRPAGVRGHPTVKPMSLVNWLCGLIVMPGESYLDGFAGSGAISEGIIRAGGHALAIEREQEYAELIEHRFAVLDVAEQEERIVGDVAI; this is encoded by the coding sequence ATGCCCTCCATGCGTGACAATCTGACACTCGTCGTCTCCGATATCACGGATGCACTCACCGAAATCCCCGACGCTTCGTTGGCCGGCGCGATCCTCGACCCGCCTTACGGTCTTGGCCTGACCGGGGTCGCCTGGGACCGAAGTGCGATCGCGTTCGACATAGATTTCTGGTCTCTCGTCCGGTCGAAGATCAGGCCTGGCGGCACGCTAAGTTGCTTCGGGCATTCGAAGACCTTTGCTCGGCAAAGCGTGGCCATCGAGGACAGCGGTTTCCAGATTGTTGACACGCTCGCCTGGGCGAAGGGCTTCGGCCACGCCACCGCCAATCGGCACATCGACTCGGAACTACGGCGCCTCGTGTCCCCCGCTGCGCTTGTCGAGAGGTATGCGGGTTGGGAAACGCAGCTACGACCTGCATTCGAACCGATAGTCATCGCGAGAAATCTTCCGCCGAAAGGGTCCTTGGTCGAATCCATCGCAGCAGGCGGCACCGGTGGTTTCAACATCGGCGAATCACTCATTCCCTCGGATCCGCTCGAGAACCGGAGTCGGCGGAATGGCGCAGTGGACGGCGGTGCAAACCGTCAAATTTCACGCCTCATCGGTTCGATGTCTGTGCCGACTGCCGGCGGTCGCCGGCCCGGCAACCTGCTTCTCGAGCACGACGAAGACTGCGAAGAGACCTGCTGCACGCCCGGGTGCCCGGTACAACTGATCGACGCCCAAGGGCGGACAAAATATGCTCCTGGCAAGGAGAAAGCCAGCCGCTTCTTTACTCAGATCAAATACTCGCCACGCGCTCACGTCTCGGAATCACCGCGCCCAGCCGGCGTTAGGGGGCACCCCACTGTTAAGCCAATGAGCCTCGTGAATTGGCTTTGCGGCCTAATCGTCATGCCCGGCGAGAGTTACCTCGATGGCTTCGCTGGGTCCGGGGCCATCTCCGAAGGCATCATCCGAGCCGGCGGTCACGCTTTGGCGATTGAGCGTGAACAGGAATACGCCGAACTGATTGAACATCGATTCGCTGTGCTGGACGTCGCCGAACAAGAAGAGCGAATCGTGGGGGACGTAGCTATTTGA